One window of the Esox lucius isolate fEsoLuc1 chromosome 8, fEsoLuc1.pri, whole genome shotgun sequence genome contains the following:
- the atg4b gene encoding cysteine protease ATG4B isoform X2: protein MDAATLTYDTLRFGEFEDFPETSDPVWILGKEFNALTEKEDIFSDVTSRLWLTYRKNFPPIGGTGPTSDTGWGCMLRCGQMILGEALICRHLGRDWRWVRGQPQKEEYISILNAFLDKKDSYYSLHQIAQMGVGEGKSIGQWYGPNTVAQVLKKLAVFDSWSRLAVHVAMDNTVVIEEIKRLCMPWLDYGGGACADPQGGMSEPNGCLEGACALAEEETALWKPLVLLIPLRLGLSDINEAYIETLKCFQLPQSLGVIGGKPNSAHYFIGYVGEELIYLDPHTTQPAVEPGEDGQVPDDTYHCQHPPCRMHICQIDPSIAVGFFCRTEDDFDDWCARVRKLSHSRGGLPMFELADRQPSHFSCSVDVLNLAPDFFDSDRLERFFDSEDEEFEILSL, encoded by the exons ATGGATGCAG CTACTCTCACATACGACACACTTCGCTTTGGAGAGTTTGAAGATTTCCCAGAGACCTCAGACCCTGTGTGGATCTTAGGGAAAGAATTCAATGCACTAACAG AGAAGGAAGATATTTTCTCAGATGTCACTTCACGACTATGGTTGACTTACAGGAAAAACTTCCCACCCATTG GAGGGACAGGCCCTACGTCTGACACAGGCTGGGGCTGCATGCTCCGATGCGGACAGATGATCTTAGGAGAGGCCCTGATTTGTAGGCATCTGGGAAGAG ACTGGAGATGGGTGAGAGGCCAGCCACAGAAAGAAGAGTACATCAGTATCCTCAACGCTTTCCTTGACAAGAAAGACAGCTACTATTCCTTACACCAAATTG CCCAGATGGGAGTTGGTGAAGGGAAATCTATAGGGCAGTGGTATGGACCTAACACAGTGGCACAGGTACTCAA GAAACTGGCAGTGTTCGACTCATGGAGCCGTTTGGCTGTTCACGTTGCCATGGACAACACTGTGGTAATTGAGGAGATCA AGAGGTTGTGTATGCCCTGGCTGGACTACGGGGGAGGAGCGTGTGCGGACCCCCAGGGTGGGATGTCGGAGCCCAACGGCTGCCTGGAGGGGGCCTGTGCCCTGGCTGAGGAGGAGACGGCTCTCTGGAAGCCCCTGGTTCTTCTCATCCCCCTGAGACTGGGCCTGAGCGATATCAACGAGGCCTACATCGAGACCCTGAAG TGCTTCCAGCTGCCTCAGTCTTTGGGTGTCATTGGAGGGAAACCCAACAGTGCCCATTACTTTATAGGATATGTTG GGGAGGAGCTGATCTATCTGGATCCCCACACCACCCAGCCAGCGGTGGAGCCCGGTGAGGACGGCCAGGTCCCGGACGACACCTACCACTGTCAGCACCCACCCTGCCGCATGCACATCTGTCAGATTGACCCCTCCATAGCAGTG GGTTTCTTCTGCAGAACGGAGGACGACTTCGACGACTGGTGTGCGCGCGTTAGAAAG TTGTCCCACTCTAGAGGAGGCCTGCCCATGTTTGAACTGGCTGACCGTCAACCATCCCACTTCTCCTGCTCCGTGGACGTTTTGAACCTCGCGCCTG ATTTCTTTGATTCCGATAGGTTGGAGAGGTTCTTTGATTCTGAGGACGAGGAGTTTGAGATCCTGTCCCTGTGA
- the atg4b gene encoding cysteine protease ATG4B isoform X1 has product MDAATLTYDTLRFGEFEDFPETSDPVWILGKEFNALTEKEDIFSDVTSRLWLTYRKNFPPIGGTGPTSDTGWGCMLRCGQMILGEALICRHLGRDWRWVRGQPQKEEYISILNAFLDKKDSYYSLHQIAQMGVGEGKSIGQWYGPNTVAQVLKKLAVFDSWSRLAVHVAMDNTVVIEEIKRLCMPWLDYGGGACADPQGGMSEPNGCLEGACALAEEETALWKPLVLLIPLRLGLSDINEAYIETLKQCFQLPQSLGVIGGKPNSAHYFIGYVGEELIYLDPHTTQPAVEPGEDGQVPDDTYHCQHPPCRMHICQIDPSIAVGFFCRTEDDFDDWCARVRKLSHSRGGLPMFELADRQPSHFSCSVDVLNLAPDFFDSDRLERFFDSEDEEFEILSL; this is encoded by the exons ATGGATGCAG CTACTCTCACATACGACACACTTCGCTTTGGAGAGTTTGAAGATTTCCCAGAGACCTCAGACCCTGTGTGGATCTTAGGGAAAGAATTCAATGCACTAACAG AGAAGGAAGATATTTTCTCAGATGTCACTTCACGACTATGGTTGACTTACAGGAAAAACTTCCCACCCATTG GAGGGACAGGCCCTACGTCTGACACAGGCTGGGGCTGCATGCTCCGATGCGGACAGATGATCTTAGGAGAGGCCCTGATTTGTAGGCATCTGGGAAGAG ACTGGAGATGGGTGAGAGGCCAGCCACAGAAAGAAGAGTACATCAGTATCCTCAACGCTTTCCTTGACAAGAAAGACAGCTACTATTCCTTACACCAAATTG CCCAGATGGGAGTTGGTGAAGGGAAATCTATAGGGCAGTGGTATGGACCTAACACAGTGGCACAGGTACTCAA GAAACTGGCAGTGTTCGACTCATGGAGCCGTTTGGCTGTTCACGTTGCCATGGACAACACTGTGGTAATTGAGGAGATCA AGAGGTTGTGTATGCCCTGGCTGGACTACGGGGGAGGAGCGTGTGCGGACCCCCAGGGTGGGATGTCGGAGCCCAACGGCTGCCTGGAGGGGGCCTGTGCCCTGGCTGAGGAGGAGACGGCTCTCTGGAAGCCCCTGGTTCTTCTCATCCCCCTGAGACTGGGCCTGAGCGATATCAACGAGGCCTACATCGAGACCCTGAAG CAGTGCTTCCAGCTGCCTCAGTCTTTGGGTGTCATTGGAGGGAAACCCAACAGTGCCCATTACTTTATAGGATATGTTG GGGAGGAGCTGATCTATCTGGATCCCCACACCACCCAGCCAGCGGTGGAGCCCGGTGAGGACGGCCAGGTCCCGGACGACACCTACCACTGTCAGCACCCACCCTGCCGCATGCACATCTGTCAGATTGACCCCTCCATAGCAGTG GGTTTCTTCTGCAGAACGGAGGACGACTTCGACGACTGGTGTGCGCGCGTTAGAAAG TTGTCCCACTCTAGAGGAGGCCTGCCCATGTTTGAACTGGCTGACCGTCAACCATCCCACTTCTCCTGCTCCGTGGACGTTTTGAACCTCGCGCCTG ATTTCTTTGATTCCGATAGGTTGGAGAGGTTCTTTGATTCTGAGGACGAGGAGTTTGAGATCCTGTCCCTGTGA
- the boka gene encoding bcl-2-related ovarian killer protein homolog A — protein sequence MEMLRRSSVFAAEVMEVFDRSPTDKELVSQAKALCRDYINSRLNRTGIGWSKQDNMLSASGGTLGEVSSVLLWLGDELEYLRPNIYRNVARQLNITVASESVVSDAFLAVAAEIFSTGVTWGKVVSLYAVAGALAVDCVRHGYPAMVHTIVDCMGEFVRKSLVSWLKRRGGWVDITKCVVNTDPSFRSHWLVSAACTCGHYLKAVVFYLLRDK from the exons ATGGAGATGCTGCGTCGTTCCTCAGTATTCGCAGCAGAAGTGATGGAAGTGTTTGACCGTTCCCCCACAGACAAGGAGCTTGTATCACAGGCAAAGGCGCTATGCAGGGACTACATCAATTCCAGGCTGAATCGAACAGGGATTGGGTGGTCGAAACAGGATAATATGTTGTCTGCATCGGGCGGGACGCTTGGAGAGGTGTCCTCTGTCCTCCTTTGGTTAG GCGATGAGTTGGAGTACCTGCGGCCTAACATTTACCGCAACGTAGCTCGGCAGCTCAACATCACCGTGGCATCTGAGAGCGTGGTGTCGGACGCCTTCCTGGCCGTGGCTGCAGAGATCTTCTCCACGG GTGTAACATGGGGGAAGGTGGTGTCCTTGTATGCGGTGGCGGGAGCCCTGGCGGTGGACTGCGTGCGGCATGGTTATCCCGCCATGGTCCACACCATCGTAGACTGCATGGGGGAGTTTGTCCGCAAGAGCCTGGTCTCCtggctgaagaggagagggggctgG GTGGATATTACAAAGTGCGTGGTAAACACGGACCCAAGCTTCCGCTCCCATTGGTTGGTTTCTGCAGCGTGCACCTGTGGACATTACCTGAAGGCCGTTGTGTTTTACCTGCTTCGGGACAAGTGA